One segment of Agrococcus sp. ProA11 DNA contains the following:
- a CDS encoding deoxyguanosinetriphosphate triphosphohydrolase, with protein sequence MRAIPVAVDARGYSEHDAERRLPEVHRSARTDFARDRARLLHSSAFRRLGQKTQVLSPTMGFDDSRTRLTHSLEVAQIGRELAVELDLDPDVVDTACLAHDIGHPPFGHNGEKGLNEWALTIGGFEGNAQTLRVITRLEPKVIRDQPYGLNLTRASVDAACKYPWPAATDVHDASGRIKFGFYEHDREAFEWMREGAPEGRPSIEAQVMDLADDIAYSVHDFEDAVVGGYVDVAKLQSRVGHDELVSMMLSWVGPEFTRDELLAAFDRLDDLETWLRSFDGSRADHAKLKNLTSKLIGRFANAATERTRQSHEGPLVRFGGTVQVPREVRAEIAVLKGTAASFILAERRQPIYASQRRVLQELCDALLRIGPTALDRAYADDWAAAPDEAARARVVVDQVSTLTDRGAFTWHERFVGD encoded by the coding sequence ATGAGAGCGATACCCGTGGCGGTTGACGCGCGCGGCTACAGCGAGCACGACGCCGAGCGTCGGCTGCCCGAGGTGCACCGCTCCGCTCGCACCGACTTCGCGCGCGACCGCGCCCGGCTGCTGCACTCGAGCGCGTTCCGGCGGTTGGGTCAGAAGACCCAGGTGCTCTCGCCGACGATGGGCTTCGACGACTCCCGCACCCGCCTGACGCACTCGCTCGAGGTCGCCCAGATCGGCCGGGAGCTCGCCGTCGAACTCGATCTCGACCCGGATGTCGTCGACACCGCCTGCCTGGCCCACGACATCGGCCACCCGCCCTTCGGCCACAACGGCGAGAAGGGCCTAAACGAGTGGGCGCTCACCATCGGCGGCTTCGAGGGCAACGCGCAGACCCTGCGGGTCATCACGCGGCTGGAGCCGAAGGTCATCCGCGATCAGCCATACGGGCTGAACCTGACGCGCGCGAGCGTCGACGCCGCTTGCAAGTACCCGTGGCCGGCCGCGACCGACGTGCATGACGCATCCGGTCGCATCAAGTTCGGCTTCTACGAGCACGACCGCGAGGCCTTCGAGTGGATGCGGGAGGGCGCACCGGAGGGGCGGCCCAGCATCGAGGCGCAGGTCATGGACCTCGCCGACGACATCGCCTACTCGGTGCACGACTTCGAGGATGCGGTGGTGGGCGGCTACGTGGACGTCGCCAAGCTGCAGAGCCGGGTCGGCCATGATGAGCTCGTGTCGATGATGCTGTCGTGGGTGGGGCCGGAGTTCACCCGCGACGAACTGCTCGCCGCGTTCGACCGCCTCGACGACCTGGAGACCTGGCTGCGCTCGTTCGACGGCTCCCGCGCCGACCACGCGAAGCTCAAGAACCTCACGTCGAAGCTCATCGGTCGATTCGCGAACGCCGCGACCGAGCGCACGCGTCAGTCGCACGAGGGCCCGCTGGTGCGCTTCGGCGGCACCGTGCAGGTGCCGCGCGAGGTGCGCGCCGAGATCGCGGTGCTGAAGGGCACGGCGGCGAGCTTCATCCTGGCCGAGCGGCGCCAGCCCATCTATGCGAGCCAGCGCCGCGTGCTGCAGGAGCTGTGCGATGCGCTGCTGCGCATCGGCCCGACCGCCCTCGATCGCGCGTACGCGGACGATTGGGCGGCGGCACCCGATGAGGCGGCGCGCGCCCGCGTGGTGGTCGACCAGGTCTCCACCCTCACCGACCGGGGCGCGTTCACCTGGCACGAGCGCTTCGTGGGGGACTGA
- the dnaG gene encoding DNA primase: MAGRIRRSDIDELRSRISIVDVVGEHVTLKSAGVGSMKGLCPFHDERTASFHVRPAVGRYHCFGCGEDGDAFQFVMAMDHTSFAETVERFASQLGYTLHYEDGKPQEETSGRLRLLEASRAAEAYFQAQLLTPAARLGQQFLGERGFDLAAAQRFGIGFAPASFDALKRHLKGLGFTEAEQLGAGLLSEGQRGSYDRFRGRLVWPIRDVAGATVGFGARRLSDDDKGPKYLNSPETPIFRKSQVLYGLDLAKRDIAKGHEAVVVEGYTDVMACHLAGVTTAVATCGTSFGVDHIKVLRRVLGDVSTSDTRSLGRVIFTFDPDEAGQQAAARTFAEEQRFAAQTFVAVPPGGLDPCDLRLERGDDAVRKLVQQRRPLFEFMLRRVVAEHDLETVEGRVAAMRRAAPVLQSIRDRALADGYVRTVAGWLGVGPDEVRRAVRDAGPRPLPSAGGAAPEHPPADVALKQLERDPASRMERDAIAALLQQPAVLGKDLAARGASAYVSNPSLAVVRDGVLASLDAIEASDFSERVAHTVPAEIVPLVRALAMAPIPQSTQEGVTAYVRGIVSSLVDRDILRRKAELLGSLQRMGAADPEGAKRLQEQLVDLERERRTLRSE, encoded by the coding sequence GTGGCGGGCCGGATCCGGCGCAGCGACATCGACGAGCTGCGGTCGCGCATCTCCATCGTCGATGTCGTCGGCGAGCACGTGACGCTGAAGTCGGCGGGCGTCGGCAGCATGAAGGGCCTGTGCCCGTTCCACGACGAGCGCACGGCCTCGTTCCACGTGCGGCCGGCGGTCGGTCGGTACCACTGCTTCGGCTGCGGCGAGGATGGCGACGCCTTCCAGTTCGTGATGGCCATGGATCACACCTCGTTCGCCGAGACGGTCGAGCGCTTCGCATCGCAGCTCGGCTACACGCTGCACTACGAGGACGGCAAGCCGCAGGAGGAGACCAGCGGTCGCCTGCGCCTGCTGGAGGCGAGCCGAGCCGCCGAGGCCTACTTCCAGGCGCAGCTGCTCACGCCCGCGGCGCGGCTCGGGCAGCAGTTCCTGGGGGAGCGCGGCTTCGACCTCGCGGCCGCCCAGCGGTTCGGGATCGGGTTCGCACCGGCATCGTTCGACGCACTGAAACGGCACCTCAAGGGGCTCGGCTTCACGGAGGCCGAGCAGCTGGGCGCTGGCCTCCTGAGTGAGGGCCAGCGCGGCAGCTACGACCGATTCCGCGGGCGCCTCGTGTGGCCGATCCGCGACGTCGCCGGTGCCACGGTGGGCTTCGGCGCGCGTCGCCTCTCCGATGACGACAAGGGTCCGAAGTATCTGAACTCGCCCGAGACGCCGATCTTCCGCAAGAGCCAGGTGCTGTACGGCCTCGACCTCGCCAAGCGCGACATCGCCAAGGGGCACGAGGCGGTCGTGGTCGAGGGCTACACCGATGTGATGGCGTGCCACCTCGCGGGCGTGACGACCGCGGTCGCCACCTGCGGCACCTCGTTCGGGGTCGACCACATCAAGGTGCTCCGTCGCGTGCTCGGCGACGTCTCGACCTCCGACACCCGCTCGCTCGGGCGCGTCATCTTCACTTTCGACCCGGATGAGGCGGGCCAGCAGGCCGCCGCGCGCACCTTCGCCGAGGAGCAGCGCTTCGCCGCGCAGACGTTCGTGGCGGTGCCGCCCGGTGGACTCGACCCCTGCGACCTGCGGCTGGAGCGCGGCGACGACGCCGTGCGGAAGCTGGTGCAGCAGCGTCGGCCGCTGTTCGAGTTCATGCTGCGCCGCGTGGTCGCCGAGCACGATCTCGAGACCGTCGAGGGTCGCGTCGCGGCGATGCGCCGGGCCGCGCCGGTGCTGCAGTCCATCCGCGACCGGGCGCTCGCCGACGGCTACGTGCGCACCGTCGCCGGCTGGCTCGGCGTCGGGCCGGACGAGGTGCGTCGCGCCGTGCGCGACGCGGGGCCGCGGCCGCTGCCGAGCGCCGGTGGAGCGGCGCCCGAGCATCCGCCCGCCGATGTCGCGCTCAAGCAGCTCGAGCGCGACCCGGCTTCGCGCATGGAGCGCGACGCCATCGCCGCGCTGCTGCAGCAGCCTGCCGTGCTGGGCAAGGATCTCGCGGCCCGCGGCGCGTCGGCATATGTCTCGAACCCGTCGCTCGCCGTGGTGCGCGATGGTGTGCTGGCGTCGCTCGATGCCATCGAGGCATCCGACTTCTCGGAGCGGGTCGCGCACACGGTGCCGGCGGAGATCGTGCCGCTCGTGCGCGCACTGGCGATGGCGCCGATCCCGCAGTCGACGCAGGAGGGCGTGACGGCGTACGTGCGCGGCATCGTCTCGTCGCTCGTCGACCGCGACATCCTGCGCCGCAAGGCCGAGCTGCTCGGCAGCCTGCAGCGCATGGGCGCCGCAGACCCCGAGGGCGCGAAGCGGCTGCAGGAGCAGCTGGTCGACCTGGAGCGCGAGCGGCGGACGCTGCGCTCCGAGTAG
- the dusB gene encoding tRNA dihydrouridine synthase DusB: MATSTRPALSIGPIALDTPVVLAPMAGITNTAFRRLCREYGAGLYVSEMITTRALVERTPETMRLISHHPSETLRSVQLYGVDPKTVEQAVAILVDENRADHIDLNFGCPVPKVTRRGGGSALPWKRDLFAAIVQRAVRRAGDIPVTVKMRKGIDDEHLTYLDAGRIAEDAGVAAVALHGRTAAQHYSGLADWDAIAQLKQRVTSVPVLGNGDIWQAEDALRMLEQTGADGVVVGRGCLGRPWLFGDLAAAFAGSDERHRPDLGQVADAFRRHAELLVEFFDEEDRACRDIRKHVAWYFKGYPIGGDARRALAVVESLAQLDDLLGALDRSSPYNAEGVEGQRGRAGSPRKPALPDGWLDSPELSPSQREALIEDESDTRGG, from the coding sequence ATGGCGACGAGCACGAGGCCGGCGCTGTCGATCGGGCCCATCGCCCTGGACACGCCGGTCGTGCTCGCGCCCATGGCGGGCATCACCAACACGGCATTCCGGAGGTTGTGCCGCGAGTACGGCGCGGGGCTCTACGTGAGCGAGATGATCACCACGCGCGCGCTGGTCGAGCGCACCCCGGAGACGATGCGGCTCATCAGCCACCACCCGTCCGAGACGCTGCGCTCCGTGCAGCTCTACGGCGTCGACCCGAAGACGGTCGAGCAGGCGGTGGCGATCCTCGTCGATGAGAACCGGGCCGATCACATCGACCTGAACTTCGGCTGCCCCGTGCCGAAGGTGACGCGCCGCGGCGGTGGTTCGGCGCTGCCGTGGAAGCGCGACCTGTTCGCGGCCATCGTGCAGCGCGCCGTGCGGCGGGCGGGCGACATCCCCGTCACCGTCAAGATGCGCAAGGGCATCGATGACGAGCACCTGACCTATCTCGATGCGGGCCGCATCGCCGAGGATGCCGGTGTCGCCGCCGTAGCCCTCCACGGGCGCACGGCGGCGCAGCACTACTCCGGGCTGGCCGACTGGGATGCGATCGCGCAGCTCAAGCAGCGCGTCACCTCGGTGCCGGTGCTCGGCAACGGCGACATCTGGCAGGCGGAGGATGCGCTGCGGATGCTGGAGCAGACGGGCGCCGACGGCGTGGTCGTCGGCCGCGGCTGCCTCGGGCGCCCCTGGCTGTTCGGCGACCTCGCTGCCGCGTTCGCCGGCAGCGACGAGCGCCACCGGCCGGATCTCGGTCAGGTGGCCGATGCGTTCCGGCGCCACGCCGAGTTGCTGGTCGAGTTCTTCGACGAGGAGGACCGCGCCTGCCGCGACATCCGCAAGCACGTCGCCTGGTACTTCAAGGGGTACCCGATCGGCGGCGACGCACGCCGCGCCCTCGCGGTCGTCGAGTCGCTCGCGCAGCTCGACGACCTGCTGGGTGCGCTCGACCGCTCCTCGCCGTACAACGCCGAGGGCGTCGAGGGTCAGCGGGGCCGCGCCGGCAGCCCACGCAAGCCCGCGCTGCCGGACGGCTGGCTCGACAGCCCCGAGCTCAGCCCGTCGCAGCGCGAGGCGCTCATCGAGGATGAGAGCGATACCCGTGGCGGTTGA